The Morganella morganii sequence TCCATCTCACGGTTCATGGAGATGCGCATTGCACGCGCCGCACCGGTTTCCACCGCCTGCGGAGAGTGCACATTCGCCTGATGCAGGCGGGCAAATTCTTTAAAGCCGGAGTAGAAGATCTGCTCAGTACCGCTCAGTTCATCACGGCGGGCCTGGCTTTCTTTATACAGACGGGACAGTTCGATTCCTGACCAGAATTTGTCTTCAAACGCTTCTGCTTCACGGGTGGCCGCATTCAGGACTTTGGTGCGCTGAATAATAATGGCCCACGAGGCAACAGAAAAGCCCAGCAATACCAGCATGATAAATTGCACGAGGTAACTTGCTTTCAGGAATAAATCCCAGATATTCATGTCAGTCACTGCTTAAACTCCGCGACAATAGACTCAGGAAGCGCTACCGGCTTCATTAAAGAAATATTCACGCAGGCGACCAATACCTCTGCGCGACATAAAAGAGTTCCGTTTTTATGCATAAGTGTCTGCGTAAATGTCAGAGACGCACGACGGATGTCGGTGATCTCACTGCGTACCTCTAACAGATCGTCTAACCTTGCCGGATGGTGGTAATCGATAGTTAATTTGCGGACCACAAAGCCGAGCTGCTCTTCCAGCAGACGCTGCTGATGAAAGCCCCGTTCCCGTAACATTTCGGTTCTGGCGCGCTCAAAAAATGCAAGATACTGCCCGTGGTATACCACACCACCAGCATCGGTATCTTCGTAATAAACCCGTATTGGCCAACTGAACATTGAATATCCCGCAACTTACCTTTATCAGACAACATGCTTTGCAAACTATACGTGAAGAGCAAACGTATTGAAAATGCTTAGTTCGTAAAGATAAGAAAAGCCCGTTTGTCCGCGCGCTAATCATACTCGCCTTTATCCAACACGCAAGCCCCCGGAAGGGTTGAGATGAAAAAATATTTTGTTACGTATTACAACACCTTAGGGGCGTTATTTTTTGCTCTGAAAGCTATCATTAAACACTTATTAAAAGACATTTTTCCCCATGAATACGCAAAAATCCGGAATTATCCGGATTTTTGTGCTACCGATTTATTTACCGAGTAATCTAACTTATTGTAATTACATAAATTAAATCACCTTATTTTTATCTTATAAAAACAGGATTTCCGTCCGCATTTACCGGCTGAAAACGCCACCGGCGGCATTTCAGGCAGACAGCGGTGTTTCATGTAAATAATGCCACCGCCACTTCCCGTTATCCTCCCGGCGGAGAATAACCAGCGAGCGCCGTGCTGTGGTGCTTCCGGCAAAGTGCTGTGTCTCCTGATAGCGCACAGATATGGTGTTTTCTGTCAGGCTGACGCACTGATACTCCGCCGTTTCAATCGGTGCTCCCTGTCTCTGACCCTGTATACGGGTAAACATCGCCGTTACCGCCGCGAGATCAATCACCGCCCCGCTGATACCGGTCATGGAAAACTCAGGAGTGAAATGGGTCAGCAGCTCAGACAGTGCCGCCTGCCCTTCTGCCCCCGGAACCGTAAATGTTTTAAAAATCAGGTCGTGGACATGATGGATTTCGTCACACGCCTGCTGAAACATAGTATTACTCACGGATAATCTCCTCTGCGGGTTTTAATGAAGTGCGGAACTGCGGGCGGACCAGGAAAATCAGCGGGATAAGCCCGGCCAGTGCGCCTCCCAGAAATGTCAGGGCAAATGCCTGTACCTGAACAATGGCATTCAGGGTCTGATACAGCGTCATCATGACGGCAGCACCAATACTGAACACCACCTGGCGGTTAATATTCCAGATCACACTGGCTTTATTCAGCTGTGCACCGTGAAAATCATACAGTGCGGTGGTTTGTGCGCAGTTTGCGGCGATACCACCGCCGGTGCCGGTCAGCAGATAAATCAGACCGATGAAATATAACGGTGTGTGGCTGTCTGTCAGGGCAAACAGCGCGATACCGCCGCTGTGCAGCAGCAGACTGATAATAAACAGTCGCCCGGCACCGGTCCGGTTATAGACTGCGCCGCTGATCAGCATAGCTACCATCGCCCCCGCCGCATACAGCAGCATAAACGCACCGGTGACGGCAGTACTCAGGTTGAGAACCGTGGTCAGATAAAAGATAGCGAGGATGTTCGCCCCGGTGAATACGCCCGGTACCGCGTAATACACTGCAACCGAGAGCCACAACCGGGTATTTTTCAGCAGCGATAAATCAATAATCGCCTGCGGAGTCTGCCGGTAATGGCGGTAATAAAGCCCGGCACTGAACAGCATCAGCCCGCCCAGCGCCAGTGCGCCGGTAATATTGTGGTATTCCCCGTACAATGAGAGGGCAATCAGCAGGGATGCCAGCGTCAGGCTGACCAGAAGCAGCCCTTTGAGATCAGGTGCTTCTCCGGCAGTGGTTTTCGGTTCACGGATCCAGCACCAGGCCAGCAGTGCCGTAAAGAGTGCCACCGGCGCATTGACATAAAAGACAGGCCGCCATCCGGCGAAGTCAACAATGATCCCCCCGGCCATCGGGGAAAGCGCGGGCGCAATCAGCGCGATCATCATAATAATGGTGGATATCTTGCTTCGCTCGCGCCCCTGAAAATACTGAAAAGTCAGTGACTGCCCGGCGGGGATCAGTAATCCGCCTGCCACACCCTGTAAAAAACGCCAGAAAATCAGCGAAGTAAAGGATTCTGCACTGCCTGCCAGCACAGCCGCCGCGGCAAACAGCAGCATTGAGGCCGTCATCAGTTCGCGGATCCCGAAACGGGCCGCCAGACGGGGGCTGAGCGGGATAATCAGTGTCAGTCCGAGAATATAGCTGTTTGCCACCCAGGTCACCGACAGGGATGACACCTGCATGGCCTCTGCAATAGCAGGCAGTGTGATGGCCGACATAAAGATATTGATACAATCAATAAAAAAGCCCAGTAAAAAAATCAGGGCGATACGGTAACGATAAGTCATGGTTTCCTCCGGCCGGCAGTGTAAAAGCAGTTGACCGCAGCCGTCTATGCATCAAAATAGACAATACTGTTTGAAAAAACGAAACAATCTTATGCTGACAGCCGTTGAGAAGATCAATACCTTTATTTATGTTGTGGATACCGGTTCCTTTACCCGGGCTGCTGCACGCCTGAATCTGAGCAAATCGGTGGTCAGCCTGCATATCAAAGCCCTGGAGTCTGAACTCAGCACCACACTGCTGCACCGGACCACACGGCAGTTTACGCTGACGGAAGCAGGACAGGCGCTGTATCAGCAATTCAAACCACTGTTACAACAATTCGACAGCGCGATGGATGCCGTCAGAACGGGGACAGCACAACCACAGGGACCGCTGAGTTTCAGTGCCGCCGCAGAATTCGGCGGACAATTTCTGCTGCCGCAGTTGCCTGCTTTCACAAAGCGCTATCCGCTGATCAGAGCAGATTATCGCGTCGATCACAGTCTGAGTGACTTGATTGCCCTGAAACTGGATGTGGTGTTCCGGCTGGGAACGCTGAGTGACAGCGGTCTGCGGTTCCGCAAACTCGCTGACTTTCCGGTCTGTTATGTGGCAACACCGGCGTTTATCCGGCAACACCGCGTGACAGAAAGCAGTGATCCCGCCGCTCTGCCCTTTATCGCCAACAGCAACCTGACCGCCCGTATCAACTGGCGTCAGCATCTGCCCGCGCCGGACAACCGGGTGTTTATCTCTAATTCGATTCAGGCGATCCGCACCATGACACTGGCACATCAGGGTTACAGTCTGCTGCCGGTCTGGTATATCAGAGAGCAACTGACAGAGGAAAAACTGGTTCCGGTATTCACCCGTCAGCCGGTACCGGATCAGAGCATCAATATGGTCTTTCCGCCCGCGGCACATCTGCCGCAGAAGGTCCGGGTGTTTATTGATTATTTTGCCCGCTTTTTTGCAGATAATGCCGCATTACTGCGCTATCCGTGAATCGGAGCGGAAACAGAAAAGAAAAAAAGCCGTTCAGATGAACGGCTTTTTAGTCATAAACGTTTATATCAGCTGAAAAAATGATAAAGGCCGTAACCCAGAATCACCACCGCCGGAAGCGGATGGAACAGAATCTTCCAGATTGCGCGCTTCGGCCGGAATGCCAGACCGAAAATTGCGCCGCTGCATACCGCCCAGATCATCAGCAGTCCCTGCCAGATCTGTAATGAACTGGTGTTTGCCGCAAAACGCGACGGATCCCAGATCACACTCAATGCCAGCCCCAACGCCATTATCAGGACAAGGGCCCGTAAAGGACCCTTATCCAGTAGTTGGTAAGACTTATCCAGCATCCGTCTTACTCGCCTGAAGCGGCTTTATCTTCGTGGTGCTCAATAGCCAGTGCTGCAATAACAGCAATACTACAGGCCAGGAGCGTTCCGAGGATCCATGCAAAATACCACATATTCGTCTGCTCCTTAGTACAATGTATGTTTGTTCTCTTCGATGAAGGACTTATCAATACGCCCTGCCATCTTCACGTAACACCAGATGGTGTACAGGAGAACAAGTGGTACAAAGATAATCGCAACAACCGTCATCACCTGGAGAGTAAACAGGCTGGAAGTTGCATCCCACATGGTCAGACTAACGTTCGGGTCGATGCTTGAAGGCATAATGAACGGGAACATTGCTGTACCACAGGTCAGGATCACACCGGCAATAGTCAGCGAGGTGAACAGGAATGCCCACGCGCCTTTATCCATTGCAGTGAACATCACGACCAGCAGAGGTGATGCCAGACCAATAGCAGGCAGGATCCACAGGATTGGATAGGCATTGAAGTTTGCCATCCATGCGCCTGCTTCCTGTACCACTTCTTTATTGACCGGGTTAGACGCACCGAAATGGTCGATGTCAGAGACAACACGGAAACCATCGATACCGCCCCACATCAGCCATGCACCGGCTGCCGCGAACAGAACAAATGTCAGCAGAGCAGTGATAGTGGTGGCTTTACGCACACGCACATGCAGATCACCGGTGGTACGCATCTGCAGGTAAGTTGCACCGTGCGCCACGATCATCATCAGGCTGATTAAACCGGCTAACAGACCGTACGGGTTCAGCAGACCGAAGAAGCTCCCTGCATAAGACACCTGCAGCTGGGAGTTAACTTCAACCGGTACACCCTGTAACAGGTTACCGAATGCCACACCGATCACTAATGACGGTACGAAACTGCCGATAAAGATACCCCAGTCCCACATACCGCGCCATTTTGGTGATTCCAGTTTTGAACGATAGTCAAAACCGACCGGACGGAAGAATAATGCCGCCAGGACCAGAATCATTGCGATATAGAAACCGGAGAATGCTGCAGCATAGACCATCGGCCATGCTGCGAACAGTGCACCACCCGCGGTGATAAGCCATACCTGGTTACCGTCCCAGTGCGGTGCAATCGCGTTAATCATGATACGGCGTTCAGTATCATTTCTGCCGATAACTCGCAGCAGAACACCCACGCCCATATCAAAGCCATCAGTTACAGTGAAGCCAATCAGCAGTACGCCAATCAGGATCCACCATACAAACCGTAATATTTCATAATCAAACATAAGTGGGCTCCTGTTTACTTAGCGTCTTGTGCCGGGGACGTTTCGAAATGATAACGGCCGGTTTTTAAGCTGC is a genomic window containing:
- the tolQ gene encoding Tol-Pal system protein TolQ codes for the protein MTDMNIWDLFLKASYLVQFIMLVLLGFSVASWAIIIQRTKVLNAATREAEAFEDKFWSGIELSRLYKESQARRDELSGTEQIFYSGFKEFARLHQANVHSPQAVETGAARAMRISMNREMENLENHIPFLGTVGSISPYIGLFGTVWGIMHAFIALGAVKQATLQMVAPGIAEALIATAIGLFAAIPAVMAYNRLNQRVNKLEQNYDNFSEEFLAILHRQAFATADKK
- the ybgC gene encoding tol-pal system-associated acyl-CoA thioesterase — encoded protein: MFSWPIRVYYEDTDAGGVVYHGQYLAFFERARTEMLRERGFHQQRLLEEQLGFVVRKLTIDYHHPARLDDLLEVRSEITDIRRASLTFTQTLMHKNGTLLCRAEVLVACVNISLMKPVALPESIVAEFKQ
- a CDS encoding MFS transporter, which gives rise to MTYRYRIALIFLLGFFIDCINIFMSAITLPAIAEAMQVSSLSVTWVANSYILGLTLIIPLSPRLAARFGIRELMTASMLLFAAAAVLAGSAESFTSLIFWRFLQGVAGGLLIPAGQSLTFQYFQGRERSKISTIIMMIALIAPALSPMAGGIIVDFAGWRPVFYVNAPVALFTALLAWCWIREPKTTAGEAPDLKGLLLVSLTLASLLIALSLYGEYHNITGALALGGLMLFSAGLYYRHYRQTPQAIIDLSLLKNTRLWLSVAVYYAVPGVFTGANILAIFYLTTVLNLSTAVTGAFMLLYAAGAMVAMLISGAVYNRTGAGRLFIISLLLHSGGIALFALTDSHTPLYFIGLIYLLTGTGGGIAANCAQTTALYDFHGAQLNKASVIWNINRQVVFSIGAAVMMTLYQTLNAIVQVQAFALTFLGGALAGLIPLIFLVRPQFRTSLKPAEEIIRE
- a CDS encoding LysR family transcriptional regulator, whose amino-acid sequence is MLTAVEKINTFIYVVDTGSFTRAAARLNLSKSVVSLHIKALESELSTTLLHRTTRQFTLTEAGQALYQQFKPLLQQFDSAMDAVRTGTAQPQGPLSFSAAAEFGGQFLLPQLPAFTKRYPLIRADYRVDHSLSDLIALKLDVVFRLGTLSDSGLRFRKLADFPVCYVATPAFIRQHRVTESSDPAALPFIANSNLTARINWRQHLPAPDNRVFISNSIQAIRTMTLAHQGYSLLPVWYIREQLTEEKLVPVFTRQPVPDQSINMVFPPAAHLPQKVRVFIDYFARFFADNAALLRYP
- the ybgE gene encoding cyd operon protein YbgE; translation: MLDKSYQLLDKGPLRALVLIMALGLALSVIWDPSRFAANTSSLQIWQGLLMIWAVCSGAIFGLAFRPKRAIWKILFHPLPAVVILGYGLYHFFS
- the cydX gene encoding cytochrome bd-I oxidase subunit CydX, with translation MWYFAWILGTLLACSIAVIAALAIEHHEDKAASGE
- the cydB gene encoding cytochrome d ubiquinol oxidase subunit II, giving the protein MFDYEILRFVWWILIGVLLIGFTVTDGFDMGVGVLLRVIGRNDTERRIMINAIAPHWDGNQVWLITAGGALFAAWPMVYAAAFSGFYIAMILVLAALFFRPVGFDYRSKLESPKWRGMWDWGIFIGSFVPSLVIGVAFGNLLQGVPVEVNSQLQVSYAGSFFGLLNPYGLLAGLISLMMIVAHGATYLQMRTTGDLHVRVRKATTITALLTFVLFAAAGAWLMWGGIDGFRVVSDIDHFGASNPVNKEVVQEAGAWMANFNAYPILWILPAIGLASPLLVVMFTAMDKGAWAFLFTSLTIAGVILTCGTAMFPFIMPSSIDPNVSLTMWDATSSLFTLQVMTVVAIIFVPLVLLYTIWCYVKMAGRIDKSFIEENKHTLY